A single window of Nocardia sp. NBC_01327 DNA harbors:
- a CDS encoding alpha/beta hydrolase, whose product MPGGVRSGRSAHRGWGARLLATGAAALAIPTAAAVAAPTIAIAAPIAGPVHRTPAGGYDELMVPSSMGPVKVQVQWAKNGGDKAIYLLDGLRARDDKNAWSFETNAQQQFENDDVTLVMPVGGQSSWYADWVSASNTNGQKYTYKWETFLTKELPDFLAGYGVSRTNNAVVGLSMSGPAALRMAAYHRDQFKQASSFSGPLDWNAPGMREAMRVMMLDAGRFNVDSMAAPWSPAWLRMDPSVFAPQLKGLPMYISAASGLPSGADAASGAFNTMNAMGIEAIAMVTTHLFQARMNQLGFKNNVTYDYPAIGVHNWKNWEAELWKARPGILAALNS is encoded by the coding sequence ATGCCGGGTGGAGTCCGGTCAGGACGTAGTGCTCACCGTGGCTGGGGCGCACGACTTCTGGCTACAGGCGCTGCGGCACTGGCTATCCCGACCGCCGCGGCAGTGGCGGCTCCGACTATCGCCATCGCCGCTCCGATTGCCGGTCCGGTGCATCGCACCCCCGCCGGCGGTTACGACGAGCTGATGGTTCCGTCCAGTATGGGCCCGGTCAAGGTGCAGGTGCAGTGGGCGAAGAACGGTGGCGACAAGGCCATCTATCTGCTCGACGGCCTGCGCGCCCGCGATGACAAGAATGCCTGGTCGTTCGAGACGAACGCCCAGCAGCAGTTCGAGAACGACGATGTCACCCTGGTGATGCCGGTCGGCGGTCAGTCCAGCTGGTACGCGGACTGGGTCTCGGCGAGCAATACCAACGGTCAGAAGTACACCTACAAGTGGGAGACGTTCCTCACCAAGGAGCTCCCCGATTTCCTTGCGGGCTACGGTGTTTCGCGTACCAACAATGCGGTGGTCGGTCTCTCGATGAGTGGCCCGGCCGCGCTGCGCATGGCCGCCTACCACCGCGATCAGTTCAAGCAGGCCTCCTCCTTCTCCGGTCCGCTGGACTGGAATGCGCCGGGTATGCGTGAGGCCATGCGCGTCATGATGCTCGATGCGGGTCGCTTCAATGTGGACTCCATGGCCGCGCCGTGGAGCCCGGCCTGGCTGCGCATGGACCCGTCGGTGTTCGCGCCGCAGCTGAAGGGTCTGCCGATGTACATCTCGGCGGCCAGCGGTCTGCCCAGTGGCGCTGATGCGGCGTCGGGCGCCTTCAACACCATGAACGCCATGGGTATCGAGGCCATTGCGATGGTCACCACCCACCTGTTCCAGGCCCGCATGAACCAGCTGGGCTTCAAGAACAACGTGACCTACGACTACCCGGCGATCGGTGTGCACAACTGGAAGAACTGGGAGGCCGAGCTGTGGAAAGCACGCCCGGGCATCCTGGCGGCGCTGAATTCCTGA
- the fadD32 gene encoding long-chain-fatty-acid--AMP ligase FadD32 produces MDETFDDYLDETGNITIPEGRTLVDYVEKHTHGNDADDLAYRYIDYSRESDGVYQDLTWSQFGVRLRAVAARLQQVTKRGDRVAILAPQGLDYVISFFAAIYAGTISVPLFDPDEPGHTDRLHAVLGDCTPAAILTASSSAAGVRQFFRGLPAAQRPRIIAVDAIPDSVGESWIRPDIAVDDIAYLQYTSGSTRTPAGVEITHRGVGTNVLQMVNALDLNWNSRGVTWLPLYHDMGLLTVILPAVGGKYITIMSPSAFVRRPSRWIQELAAVSDGAGTFAAAPNFAFEHAAARAVPKNGESLDLSNVIGLINGSEPVTTGSMKKFNEAFAPYGLPKTAIKPCYGMAEATLFVSATRHEDEAKVIYVDRVELNAGRIVKVEPGTPDSIAQVSCGYVALSQWGAIVDPESVDAPEGATELPEGRVGEIWLHGNNVGIGYWGRAEETQKTFRNRIINRVADGSHAEGVPADGNWLRTGDYGVYVDGELYITGRVKDLVIVDGRNHYPQDLEYSAQEASKALRPGFVAAFSVPANQLPAEVFESDSHSGLKYDADDGSEQLVIVAERGPGAGKADPGPIADAVRGALSARHGVTARDILLVTAGSIPRTSSGKIARAACKMAYLDGTLRGGYTQQAFPDAPDKE; encoded by the coding sequence ATGGACGAGACTTTCGACGATTACCTCGACGAAACGGGGAACATCACGATTCCCGAGGGGCGCACCCTCGTCGACTACGTCGAGAAGCACACCCACGGGAATGACGCCGATGATCTGGCTTACCGGTACATCGACTACTCACGCGAGAGCGACGGGGTCTACCAGGACCTCACGTGGAGTCAATTCGGCGTTCGGCTGCGCGCGGTAGCTGCACGACTTCAGCAGGTGACCAAGCGGGGTGATCGTGTCGCGATCCTGGCCCCGCAGGGGCTGGATTACGTCATCTCCTTCTTTGCTGCGATCTACGCGGGCACCATCTCGGTGCCCCTGTTCGATCCGGACGAGCCGGGCCACACCGATCGCCTGCACGCGGTGCTCGGTGACTGCACGCCCGCGGCGATCCTGACGGCCAGCTCCTCGGCCGCTGGTGTTCGCCAGTTCTTCCGCGGGCTGCCCGCGGCGCAGCGGCCTCGCATCATCGCGGTGGACGCGATTCCCGACAGTGTCGGAGAGTCGTGGATCCGCCCCGATATTGCGGTAGACGATATCGCGTATCTGCAGTACACGTCGGGTTCGACACGCACCCCGGCGGGTGTCGAGATCACCCACCGCGGCGTCGGCACCAATGTGCTGCAGATGGTGAATGCGCTGGATCTGAACTGGAATTCGCGTGGCGTCACCTGGCTGCCGCTCTACCACGACATGGGTCTGCTGACGGTGATCCTGCCCGCCGTGGGCGGTAAGTACATCACCATCATGTCGCCGTCCGCGTTCGTGCGGCGGCCCTCGCGCTGGATCCAGGAACTGGCGGCCGTCTCCGACGGCGCCGGAACCTTCGCGGCCGCACCGAACTTCGCGTTCGAGCACGCCGCCGCGCGTGCCGTGCCGAAAAACGGTGAGTCGCTGGACCTCTCCAATGTGATCGGCCTGATCAACGGCTCCGAGCCGGTGACCACCGGTTCGATGAAGAAGTTCAACGAGGCGTTCGCGCCGTACGGTCTGCCCAAGACCGCGATCAAGCCCTGCTACGGCATGGCCGAGGCGACGCTGTTCGTCTCCGCCACCCGGCACGAGGACGAGGCGAAGGTCATCTACGTCGACCGCGTCGAGCTCAATGCCGGTCGCATCGTGAAGGTCGAGCCGGGCACGCCGGATTCCATCGCCCAGGTCTCCTGCGGCTATGTGGCGCTCTCGCAGTGGGGCGCCATCGTGGACCCCGAATCGGTCGATGCCCCAGAGGGGGCGACCGAACTGCCCGAGGGCCGGGTCGGCGAGATCTGGTTGCACGGCAACAATGTCGGCATCGGCTACTGGGGTCGTGCCGAGGAGACCCAGAAGACCTTCCGTAATCGGATCATCAACCGGGTCGCGGACGGCAGTCATGCCGAGGGTGTTCCGGCCGACGGCAATTGGCTGCGCACCGGCGATTACGGCGTGTACGTGGACGGCGAGCTCTACATCACCGGCCGCGTCAAGGATCTGGTGATCGTGGACGGTCGCAATCACTACCCGCAGGATCTGGAGTACTCCGCACAGGAGGCCTCCAAGGCGCTGCGTCCCGGCTTCGTCGCCGCGTTCTCGGTTCCGGCCAATCAGCTGCCCGCGGAAGTCTTCGAGTCCGACAGCCATTCGGGTCTGAAGTACGACGCGGACGACGGTTCCGAACAGCTGGTCATCGTGGCCGAGCGCGGCCCCGGCGCCGGCAAGGCCGATCCGGGTCCGATCGCGGACGCGGTGCGTGGCGCGCTCTCGGCACGGCACGGTGTCACCGCACGGGACATCCTGCTCGTGACCGCGGGTTCGATCCCGCGCACCTCGAGCGGCAAGATCGCCCGTGCCGCCTGCAAGATGGCGTACCTGGACGGCACGCTGCGTGGTGGTTACACGCAGCAGGCCTTCCCCGATGCTCCTGACAAGGAGTGA
- a CDS encoding alpha/beta hydrolase — MSGLPGISGAAQAAPVSGPLHRAPAGSAEPAAPAPPPVVPAAAPAPAAAPADAPAPAAEPAPPPRPRFEELLVPSSMGPIKVQVQWAARGGDAALYLLDGLRARDDFNAWSFETNAMQLFADDNVTLVMPVGGQSSFYTDWRAPSSTNGQKFTYRWETFLTQELPAFLEPLGVSRSKNAIAGLSMGGSSALALAAYHRDMFKHASSFSGYLNISAPGMREAIRIAMLDAGRFNVDSMAWPWSPQWLRMDPFVFAPQLRGLPMYISASWGALGAHDNPEAGAFNTVNAVALEALSMVNTIAFMGRMNQLGIGAHYSLPTKGTHSWGYWQDQLTSARPEILAALGA, encoded by the coding sequence ATGTCGGGACTTCCCGGCATTTCGGGAGCGGCGCAGGCCGCCCCGGTGTCCGGGCCGCTGCATCGCGCACCCGCCGGCTCGGCGGAGCCCGCGGCTCCGGCGCCGCCGCCCGTCGTGCCCGCGGCCGCACCTGCACCGGCTGCCGCGCCCGCGGACGCGCCCGCGCCCGCCGCTGAACCCGCGCCGCCGCCGCGCCCGCGCTTCGAAGAGCTCCTGGTTCCCTCCAGCATGGGACCGATCAAGGTGCAGGTGCAGTGGGCCGCCCGCGGCGGTGACGCCGCCCTGTACCTGCTCGACGGTCTGCGCGCGCGGGACGACTTCAATGCCTGGTCCTTCGAGACCAATGCCATGCAGCTCTTCGCCGATGACAATGTGACGCTGGTGATGCCGGTCGGCGGGCAATCGAGTTTCTACACCGATTGGCGTGCGCCCTCGAGCACCAACGGTCAGAAGTTCACCTATCGCTGGGAGACCTTCCTGACCCAGGAACTGCCGGCCTTCCTCGAACCACTCGGGGTGTCCCGCAGCAAGAACGCGATCGCCGGACTCTCCATGGGCGGTTCGTCGGCGCTGGCTCTCGCCGCCTATCACCGCGATATGTTCAAGCACGCCTCGTCCTTCTCCGGCTACCTGAACATTTCCGCGCCCGGTATGCGCGAGGCGATCCGGATCGCCATGCTGGACGCCGGTCGCTTCAATGTGGATTCGATGGCATGGCCGTGGAGCCCGCAGTGGCTGCGCATGGATCCCTTCGTCTTCGCACCGCAATTGCGCGGCCTGCCCATGTACATCTCGGCGTCCTGGGGCGCGCTGGGTGCGCACGACAATCCGGAGGCGGGGGCGTTCAACACCGTCAATGCGGTGGCGCTGGAGGCGCTCTCGATGGTCAACACCATCGCGTTCATGGGGCGGATGAATCAGCTCGGCATCGGTGCGCACTACAGCCTGCCGACCAAGGGCACGCACTCGTGGGGCTACTGGCAGGACCAGCTGACGAGTGCGCGTCCGGAGATCCTGGCCGCGCTCGGCGCGTAG
- a CDS encoding alpha/beta hydrolase-fold protein, protein MVGVVRGTKRARRRWAACAAAAVFPLAACTFAGVGGFAGIAPAAAEPDTSGAAATVQKAVWLGDRRVALWVNSPASGSPIEVQLLLARDWRSRPDAKFPTMYMLDGLRATDDENGWTKDAGAAGFFADKNVTVVLPVGGQSSFYADWLQPDQGHNYKWETFLTKELPPLLESQWRATDVRAVSGLSMGGTAAMMLAARNPGWVRHAASYSGFLTLTTLGMPQMVNFAMKDAGGFDSNDMFGPPTSPEWKAHDPYELADKLKGIGLYVSSGSGTAGATDPPGDIPGLTTNYAGMGLEVLSRLSSQNFVTKLGKLNIPVQVSYRPSGTHTWPYWDFEMRQSWPNTAAALGVDNTPSDCKLGGAIAGVAQVNTWLSDCLTPEYPVNGGVTQDFRGGQVAYSPGTGAQAVGGAIAGTFAGLNGAAGGIGFPTSGDQGLPDGRGRFQPFQNGLIYWTPQTGAQMVRGAILDEWSKGGFERGPSGYPNGPETRTPNKDGVVQSFENGPIYFSAKTGAHELQGLILGKYAQIGFENSPFGFPTAAEQPLRDIGRFVSFEGGNIYWSPLSGAWGVRSGPIMDAWGAQGFENGGLGFPISDEAATPTGVQQTFQGGSIIVNDGKAQAFTLDGRPIALPGAPAPAPAPAAAPAPAPAAAPAPAPVPAPAPVPAAAPDPQPAAPPEEISPPLIPALGPEVRPN, encoded by the coding sequence GTGGTTGGAGTGGTTCGTGGGACGAAGCGGGCGCGCCGTCGCTGGGCGGCATGTGCTGCGGCAGCGGTATTTCCGCTGGCCGCGTGCACTTTCGCGGGAGTAGGCGGTTTTGCGGGCATAGCGCCCGCGGCCGCCGAACCCGATACGTCCGGCGCCGCGGCGACGGTCCAGAAGGCAGTGTGGCTGGGTGATCGCCGGGTGGCGCTGTGGGTGAACTCGCCCGCCTCCGGATCCCCGATCGAAGTGCAGCTGCTGCTGGCCCGGGACTGGCGCTCGCGCCCGGACGCGAAATTCCCGACCATGTACATGCTCGACGGTCTGCGCGCCACCGATGACGAGAACGGCTGGACGAAGGACGCGGGCGCGGCCGGCTTCTTCGCCGACAAGAACGTCACCGTGGTGCTGCCCGTCGGCGGCCAGTCCAGCTTCTACGCCGACTGGCTGCAACCGGATCAGGGCCACAACTACAAGTGGGAAACCTTCCTCACCAAGGAACTGCCCCCGCTGCTCGAGAGCCAGTGGCGCGCCACCGATGTGCGTGCGGTATCCGGACTTTCGATGGGCGGCACGGCCGCCATGATGCTGGCCGCGCGCAATCCCGGCTGGGTCCGGCACGCGGCCTCCTACTCCGGCTTCCTCACCCTGACCACGCTCGGCATGCCGCAGATGGTCAATTTCGCCATGAAGGACGCGGGCGGATTCGATTCGAACGATATGTTCGGGCCGCCGACCAGTCCGGAGTGGAAGGCGCACGATCCGTACGAGCTGGCCGACAAGCTCAAGGGCATCGGCCTCTATGTCTCCAGCGGCAGCGGCACCGCGGGCGCGACCGATCCGCCCGGCGATATCCCCGGCCTCACCACGAATTACGCGGGTATGGGCCTGGAAGTGCTGTCGCGGTTGAGCTCTCAGAACTTCGTCACCAAACTCGGCAAGCTGAATATTCCGGTGCAGGTGAGCTACCGCCCCTCGGGCACGCACACCTGGCCGTACTGGGACTTCGAAATGCGGCAGTCCTGGCCGAATACGGCGGCCGCGCTCGGCGTGGACAACACACCCAGCGACTGCAAGCTCGGCGGCGCGATCGCCGGTGTGGCACAGGTCAACACCTGGCTCAGCGACTGCCTGACGCCGGAGTACCCGGTGAACGGCGGTGTGACGCAGGACTTCCGGGGTGGTCAGGTGGCGTACTCGCCCGGCACCGGAGCGCAAGCGGTCGGCGGCGCGATCGCCGGAACGTTCGCGGGTCTCAATGGCGCTGCCGGCGGCATCGGCTTCCCGACAAGTGGAGACCAGGGACTGCCGGACGGTCGCGGGCGCTTCCAGCCGTTCCAGAACGGGCTGATCTATTGGACACCGCAGACCGGTGCCCAGATGGTGCGCGGCGCGATCCTCGACGAGTGGAGCAAAGGCGGCTTCGAACGCGGTCCGTCCGGCTACCCGAACGGACCCGAAACACGCACCCCGAACAAGGACGGCGTGGTGCAGAGCTTCGAGAACGGGCCCATCTACTTCAGCGCCAAGACCGGCGCGCACGAGCTGCAGGGCCTGATTCTCGGCAAGTACGCCCAAATCGGTTTCGAGAACAGTCCTTTCGGCTTCCCGACCGCCGCCGAGCAGCCGCTGCGCGATATCGGCCGCTTCGTGAGCTTCGAGGGCGGCAATATCTATTGGAGTCCGCTGTCCGGCGCCTGGGGCGTGCGCTCGGGTCCGATCATGGACGCCTGGGGCGCACAGGGTTTCGAGAACGGCGGACTCGGCTTCCCGATCAGTGACGAGGCCGCCACGCCCACCGGCGTGCAGCAGACCTTCCAGGGCGGATCGATCATCGTGAACGACGGCAAAGCCCAGGCCTTCACCCTGGACGGCCGCCCGATAGCACTGCCGGGCGCCCCCGCCCCCGCACCAGCACCCGCCGCAGCACCAGCACCAGCACCCGCGGCGGCCCCGGCTCCCGCACCCGTGCCAGCTCCCGCACCCGTACCGGCCGCCGCGCCGGACCCGCAGCCGGCCGCCCCGCCCGAGGAGATTTCGCCCCCGCTGATCCCGGCGCTGGGCCCGGAGGTTCGCCCGAACTGA
- a CDS encoding DUF732 domain-containing protein — MHRTRGKVFGVVVALAAAGLLAACGNNDSTATSTPTLAPTTSKTSAAPTTTAGGDTPTDQASPQPSSDATTPERPAPVPSQFLTTPSGTPPLTDRDKTFLDELKKQGITPAASDIALTAGNLVCQGKSQGATDDQILTYVTAIAGSDPSFDQSKMSVEQAGKIYVDVATKSYCNK; from the coding sequence ATGCATCGGACCCGTGGAAAGGTTTTCGGCGTCGTTGTTGCTCTCGCCGCCGCCGGACTGCTTGCCGCCTGTGGCAACAACGATTCGACCGCGACGAGCACGCCCACGCTGGCTCCGACCACGAGCAAGACGTCTGCGGCTCCCACCACGACGGCCGGCGGGGACACCCCGACCGATCAGGCCTCGCCCCAGCCCTCTTCGGACGCCACGACGCCCGAGCGCCCGGCGCCGGTGCCGAGTCAGTTCCTCACCACGCCGAGCGGTACGCCCCCGCTCACCGACCGTGACAAGACCTTCCTGGACGAGCTGAAGAAGCAGGGCATCACGCCCGCCGCCTCCGATATCGCGCTCACCGCCGGAAACCTGGTGTGCCAGGGCAAGTCCCAGGGCGCGACGGACGATCAGATCCTCACCTACGTCACAGCGATCGCCGGCTCCGATCCGTCCTTCGACCAGTCGAAGATGTCGGTCGAACAGGCGGGCAAGATCTACGTCGACGTCGCGACGAAGAGTTACTGCAACAAGTGA
- a CDS encoding cutinase family protein, with protein MTTRRRSGRRSKPAGCLLLIAAIVIVIIVALLLWYLLAGRLRLPGPKPPGPKEPTSQSANCPDVLMLGVPGTWESSSTDDPYNPTANPASLMLNITNPVRAQFPNSRVEVYTVPYVAQFSNPIALPPDGQQSYNNSRSEGTQRANEKLTATYHDCPLTSYVIAGFSQGAVIAGDVAAQIGAGKGPVPANKVLGVTVIADGRRDQGPGQAIEIGQPPAGVGAEVALRGLNVPGITMTGPRDGFGDLANRTFTICAQGDLICDSPKQALNPLNILGSVGTLVKAAGNPVHSLYNGFVVDDSGTTATQWTVSWANGLIEKAPHPAHS; from the coding sequence GTGACGACGCGACGCCGCTCCGGACGCCGGTCCAAGCCGGCGGGTTGCCTGCTGCTCATCGCCGCGATCGTGATCGTGATCATCGTGGCGCTGCTGCTCTGGTACCTGCTGGCGGGCCGGCTGCGGTTGCCGGGTCCCAAGCCGCCCGGGCCCAAGGAGCCGACCTCGCAGTCGGCCAATTGCCCGGACGTGCTCATGCTGGGCGTCCCGGGCACGTGGGAGTCGAGCAGTACCGACGATCCGTACAACCCGACCGCGAATCCGGCGTCGCTCATGCTGAACATCACCAATCCGGTACGGGCGCAATTCCCGAACAGCCGGGTCGAGGTCTACACGGTGCCGTACGTGGCGCAGTTCTCGAACCCGATCGCGCTGCCGCCGGACGGTCAGCAGTCCTACAACAACAGTCGTTCCGAGGGCACCCAGCGCGCCAACGAGAAGCTCACCGCCACCTATCACGACTGCCCGCTCACCAGCTATGTGATCGCGGGCTTCTCGCAGGGCGCGGTGATCGCCGGTGATGTGGCCGCCCAGATCGGTGCGGGCAAGGGGCCGGTGCCCGCGAACAAGGTGCTGGGCGTGACCGTCATCGCCGACGGGCGTCGCGATCAGGGGCCGGGACAGGCCATCGAGATCGGGCAGCCGCCGGCGGGCGTGGGCGCGGAGGTCGCGTTGCGGGGCCTGAACGTGCCGGGCATCACCATGACCGGACCGCGAGACGGCTTCGGCGACTTGGCGAATCGGACATTCACCATCTGCGCGCAGGGTGATCTCATCTGTGATTCCCCGAAGCAAGCGCTCAACCCGCTCAATATCCTCGGCAGTGTCGGCACCCTCGTGAAGGCGGCCGGCAACCCTGTCCACAGCCTCTACAACGGCTTTGTCGTGGACGACAGCGGCACCACAGCAACTCAGTGGACGGTCAGCTGGGCCAATGGCCTGATTGAGAAGGCTCCGCATCCCGCACACTCGTGA